The following coding sequences lie in one Nycticebus coucang isolate mNycCou1 chromosome 18, mNycCou1.pri, whole genome shotgun sequence genomic window:
- the KCNJ2 gene encoding inward rectifier potassium channel 2, protein MGSVRTNRYSIVSSEEDGMKLATMAVANGFGNGKSKVHTRQQCRSRFVKKDGHCNVQFINVGEKGQRYLADIFTTCVDIRWRWMLVIFCLAFVLSWLFFGCVFWLIALLHGDLDASRESKACVSEVNSFTAAFLFSIETQTTIGYGFRCVTDECPVAVFMVVFQSIVGCIIDAFIIGAVMAKMAKPKKRNETLVFSHNAVIAMRDGKLCLMWRVGNLRKSHLVEAHVRAQLLKSRITSEGEYIPLDQIDINVGFDSGIDRIFLVSPITIVHEIDEDSPLYDLSKQDIDNADFEIVVILEGMVEATAMTTQCRSSYLANEILWGHRYEPVLFEEKHYYKVDYSRFHKTYEVPNTPLCSARDLAEKKYILSNANSFCYENEVALTSKEEDDSENGVPDSRSTDTPPDLDLHNQASVPLEPRPLRRESEI, encoded by the coding sequence ATGGGCAGTGTGCGCACCAACCGCTACAGCATCGTGTCTTCAGAAGAGGACGGCATGAAGTTGGCCACCATGGCCGTCGCCAACGGCTTTGGGAATGGGAAGAGTAAGGTCCACACGCGACAACAGTGCCGGAGCCGCTTCGTGAAGAAAGACGGCCACTGCAACGTCCAGTTCATCAACGTGGGCGAGAAGGGACAGCGGTACCTGGCGGACATCTTCACGACCTGCGTGGACATCCGCTGGCGGTGGATGCTGGTTATCTTCTGCCTGGCTTTTGTGCTTTCGTGGCTGTTTTTCGGCTGCGTGTTTTGGTTGATCGCTCTGCTGCACGGCGACCTGGATGCGTCCCGGGAGAGCAAAGCCTGCGTGTCCGAGGTCAACAGCTTCACGGCCGCCTTCCTTTTCTCCATCGAGACCCAGACGACCATAGGCTACGGCTTCAGGTGCGTCACGGACGAGTGCCCGGTGGCCGTGTTCATGGTGGTCTTCCAGTCCATCGTGGGCTGCATCATCGACGCCTTCATCATCGGCGCCGTCATGGCCAAGATGGCGAAGCCCAAGAAGCGGAACGAGACGCTGGTCTTCAGCCACAACGCGGTGATCGCGATGAGGGACGGCAAGCTGTGCTTGATGTGGCGCGTGGGCAACCTGCGCAAGAGCCACCTGGTGGAGGCTCACGTGCGTGCGCAGCTGCTCAAATCCAGAATCACCTCCGAAGGGGAGTACATCCCCCTGGACCAGATAGACATCAACGTGGGCTTCGACAGCGGCATCGACCGCATCTTTCTCGTGTCCCCCATCACCATAGTCCACGAGATCGACGAGGACAGCCCTCTGTACGATTTGAGCAAACAGGACATCGACAACGCAGACTTTGAAATCGTGGTGATCCTGGAAGGCATGGTGGAAGCCACGGCCATGACCACCCAGTGCCGGAGCTCTTACCTGGCCAATGAAATCCTCTGGGGCCACCGCTACGAGCCTGTCCTGTTCGAGGAGAAACATTACTACAAAGTGGACTACTCGAGGTTCCACAAAACCTACGAAGTCCCCAACACCCCCCTTTGTAGTGCCAGGGACttagcagaaaagaaatacatcCTCTCCAATGCTAACTCATTTTGCTACGAAAATGAAGTTGCCCTCACTAGCAAAGAGGAAGACGATAGTGAAAACGGGGTTCCAGACAGCAGGAGTACGGACACGCCCCCTGACCTAGACCTTCACAACCAGGCCAGCGTCCCTCTAGAGCCCAGGCCGTTAAGGCGAGAGTCGGAGATATGA